Proteins from a single region of Candidatus Dormiibacterota bacterium:
- a CDS encoding aminotransferase class I/II-fold pyridoxal phosphate-dependent enzyme, which yields MFADRIEGLQQSDIRRMSLECTRVDGINLGQGICDQPVEPVIKQAAIKAIQEDRSIYTRLDGIDELRHRIAKKVRDYNKVPCDADGEVIVNVGSTGSFVAACLALVDPGDEVILFSPFYGYHLNILKVCQASLKYVTLRPPDWSYDAAALEAAFSNKTKFILVNTPSNPCGKVFTRAELTHIADLCRKHDALCITDEIYEYILYDGREHISPGSLPGMADRTITISGFSKTYAMTGWRLGYTIAPRPIAAKLAILNDLINVCAPSPLQHGVVAAFDLPASYYTNMRRDYQVKRDMTVAACREAGMTPYPPQGAYYMLADFSDIGFKDDQEAARVILERSKVAVIPGSSFYPDPKDGRKQIRLCYAKKMPDLEEALRRIRTLRTVLA from the coding sequence ATGTTCGCGGATCGGATCGAGGGGCTCCAGCAATCCGATATCCGCCGCATGTCGCTGGAATGCACCAGGGTGGATGGGATCAATCTCGGCCAGGGGATCTGCGACCAGCCGGTCGAGCCGGTGATCAAGCAGGCGGCGATCAAGGCGATCCAGGAGGACCGCTCGATCTACACGCGGCTCGACGGGATCGACGAGCTGCGGCACCGCATCGCGAAGAAAGTCCGCGACTACAACAAGGTCCCGTGCGACGCCGACGGGGAGGTGATCGTCAACGTCGGTTCGACGGGGTCGTTCGTCGCCGCCTGCCTGGCGCTCGTGGACCCGGGCGACGAAGTGATCCTGTTCTCGCCGTTCTACGGCTATCACCTCAACATCCTGAAGGTCTGCCAGGCGTCGCTCAAGTACGTCACGCTCAGGCCGCCCGACTGGTCGTACGACGCTGCGGCTCTCGAGGCGGCGTTCTCGAACAAGACCAAGTTCATCCTGGTGAACACGCCGTCGAACCCGTGCGGCAAGGTGTTCACGCGCGCCGAGCTGACGCACATCGCCGACCTGTGCAGGAAGCACGACGCCCTGTGCATCACCGACGAGATCTACGAGTACATCCTGTACGACGGACGCGAGCACATCAGCCCCGGGTCGCTTCCCGGGATGGCCGATCGCACCATCACCATCAGCGGCTTCTCCAAGACGTACGCCATGACCGGCTGGCGGCTGGGATACACCATAGCCCCCAGGCCGATTGCCGCGAAGCTCGCCATCCTCAACGATCTGATCAATGTGTGCGCGCCATCCCCGCTGCAGCACGGTGTGGTCGCGGCGTTCGACCTTCCGGCGTCGTACTACACGAACATGCGCCGCGATTACCAGGTCAAGCGCGACATGACGGTGGCCGCCTGCCGCGAGGCCGGGATGACGCCGTACCCGCCGCAGGGGGCGTACTACATGCTGGCCGATTTCTCGGACATCGGCTTCAAGGACGACCAGGAGGCGGCGCGCGTCATTCTCGAGCGCTCGAAGGTCGCCGTCATCCCCGGCTCGTCGTTCTACCCCGACCCGAAGGACGGCCGGAAGCAGATCCGGCTGTGTTACGCCAAGAAGATGCCCGACCTCGAGGAGGCCCTCCGCCGCATCCGGACTCTGCGCACCGTATTGGCCTGA
- a CDS encoding energy transducer TonB, whose product MRFPGLPVLVALALGPGVVLSTPRPERMASEPAPGADRPGRQGSAAAGAIELARLGEFLDWAHPAGDGCGSPADLAIVETWDGGVRASYRIVCGPSIRALEGVFQVREQVRDKERVWQVSGGFEADAPRIDAALGPPRGTPGAVSGAAGAGRPVPPPAGLAPPPANTGALPPDSPLRFVAPPEATIETPPEFPEEAGRARLIGEAHVELLVQISPEGAPLRARPLRGPDPDLGMRRAAIDAVLRWRFEPALLRGSPLTYYRPVELTFGGLPPESRDWVHRALFHVEAIVSDDELVVQEALRRVKAGEPFASVAEQAIGTGPERGGDWGFVSAAAFPAAVRKALHEARVDGLAGPVAAEGRFYLLLKRGELYYAFDPRPGGGMSYDILHRRNAPEGESLKQAVEGDIADYLAENRRQAYLNEAARTMGIKQVETEIGQLEIRTDVLDEEETRILGQVVEATVRAHQQFWGPLVTLRPFSQKVQVYAWARKADHDRMHRLWLASGGKGASGETRPAGSAGGTPSGSEVWSFTGEYIPASRILSVPCERMSGHLPVPIVIHEAIHMLDYERTYGQGDQPSKWFEEGLATYFGFSQIGSRLNIEPGAIRRSGTIQAGTVRVQFDPRTPLREYIKRIEGGEPVPLRTLLTSKAGDTLWSGDRAVLAYGASWTLVHFLIHGAKGAHRPAFEDYARAEAQGKGGYDTFVRLFGPDLVPLEEQWHEYEDDL is encoded by the coding sequence ATGCGCTTTCCCGGCCTGCCGGTTCTCGTGGCGCTGGCGCTCGGTCCCGGTGTCGTCCTTTCGACTCCCCGGCCGGAGCGCATGGCGTCAGAGCCAGCGCCAGGAGCGGATCGGCCGGGGCGTCAGGGTTCCGCCGCGGCGGGCGCCATCGAGCTCGCAAGGCTTGGTGAGTTTCTGGACTGGGCCCATCCCGCGGGTGACGGCTGCGGGTCGCCTGCAGACCTCGCGATCGTCGAGACCTGGGACGGCGGCGTGCGCGCCAGTTACCGGATCGTCTGCGGCCCCTCGATCCGCGCGCTGGAGGGGGTCTTCCAGGTGCGCGAGCAGGTGCGCGACAAGGAGAGGGTCTGGCAGGTCTCCGGGGGCTTCGAGGCCGACGCTCCCCGGATCGATGCCGCGCTCGGGCCGCCCCGGGGCACCCCGGGCGCCGTGTCCGGGGCTGCCGGCGCCGGGCGCCCCGTTCCTCCTCCCGCCGGGCTCGCGCCGCCGCCCGCGAACACCGGCGCCCTGCCGCCGGATTCGCCGCTGCGCTTCGTCGCACCGCCGGAGGCGACGATCGAGACCCCGCCCGAGTTCCCCGAGGAGGCGGGCCGGGCGAGGCTCATCGGCGAGGCGCATGTCGAGCTGCTCGTGCAGATTTCCCCCGAGGGAGCGCCGCTAAGGGCGCGACCGCTGCGCGGACCCGATCCGGATCTCGGAATGCGACGCGCGGCGATCGACGCCGTGCTGCGCTGGCGGTTCGAGCCGGCGCTTCTCAGAGGCTCGCCGCTGACCTATTACAGGCCGGTCGAGCTGACCTTCGGCGGCCTTCCCCCGGAATCGCGGGACTGGGTGCACCGCGCCCTGTTTCACGTCGAGGCCATCGTCTCGGACGACGAGCTGGTGGTGCAGGAGGCCCTGCGCCGTGTGAAGGCGGGCGAGCCGTTCGCCTCGGTGGCGGAGCAGGCGATCGGGACCGGGCCGGAGCGCGGCGGCGACTGGGGGTTCGTGTCCGCGGCAGCCTTCCCCGCCGCCGTGCGCAAGGCGCTGCACGAGGCGCGCGTCGATGGCCTGGCCGGGCCGGTGGCCGCCGAGGGACGCTTCTATCTTCTTCTGAAGCGCGGCGAGCTGTACTACGCCTTCGATCCGCGGCCGGGTGGCGGGATGTCGTACGACATTCTGCACCGGAGGAACGCTCCGGAGGGGGAGTCTCTCAAGCAGGCCGTGGAGGGGGATATCGCGGATTACCTGGCCGAAAACCGGCGGCAGGCCTACCTGAACGAGGCGGCGCGCACGATGGGGATCAAGCAGGTGGAGACGGAGATCGGACAGCTCGAGATCCGCACCGACGTCCTGGACGAGGAGGAGACCAGGATCCTGGGCCAGGTGGTCGAGGCGACCGTCCGCGCCCACCAGCAATTCTGGGGACCGCTCGTGACCCTGCGCCCTTTCAGCCAGAAGGTGCAGGTGTACGCCTGGGCGCGCAAGGCCGATCACGATCGGATGCACCGCCTGTGGCTCGCGTCCGGCGGGAAGGGGGCATCCGGAGAGACGAGGCCCGCCGGGAGCGCCGGCGGCACCCCGTCCGGCTCCGAAGTATGGAGCTTCACCGGCGAGTACATTCCTGCGTCGCGCATCCTGTCGGTGCCGTGCGAGAGGATGTCGGGACACCTGCCGGTGCCGATCGTCATCCACGAAGCGATCCACATGCTCGACTACGAGAGGACGTACGGGCAGGGGGACCAGCCGTCGAAGTGGTTCGAGGAAGGGCTCGCGACCTACTTCGGGTTCTCGCAGATCGGGTCGCGGTTGAACATCGAGCCCGGGGCCATCCGCCGGTCCGGCACGATCCAGGCGGGGACGGTGCGGGTCCAGTTCGATCCGCGCACCCCCCTGCGGGAGTATATAAAGAGGATAGAAGGGGGCGAGCCGGTCCCCCTGCGCACTCTGCTCACCTCGAAGGCGGGCGACACGCTGTGGAGCGGGGACCGGGCGGTCCTGGCCTACGGCGCCTCGTGGACGCTCGTCCACTTCCTGATCCACGGTGCGAAGGGGGCGCACCGCCCCGCGTTCGAGGATTACGCCCGCGCGGAGGCGCAGGGAAAGGGGGGCTATGACACTTTCGTCCGTCTGTTCGGCCCCGACCTGGTCCCGCTCGAGGAGCAGTGGCACGAGTACGAGGACGATCTCTAG
- a CDS encoding isochorismatase family cysteine hydrolase: protein MTRTVFWDVDTQRDFIMPDGDLYIQGAEAILPNLLALTGFAREKRLPLLGSVDYHAANDSEISDQPDFRETFPPHCLAGTPGQEKVEATRPKDPLFIDSSPEDKVALKQRVKRHLDRGGEVLFRKQRFDVFSNPNVDTVLEAVRPDRIVVYGVALDVCDRYAIEGLLVRKRYRVALVQDATRAIKPDEGERLVAGWASRGVCMMTTGQIIGGVLGI, encoded by the coding sequence ATGACGCGAACGGTCTTCTGGGATGTCGACACGCAGCGTGATTTCATCATGCCGGACGGGGACCTCTACATCCAGGGGGCCGAGGCGATCCTGCCGAATCTCTTGGCCCTGACCGGCTTCGCGCGCGAGAAACGCCTCCCGCTCCTCGGGTCGGTCGATTACCATGCCGCGAACGACAGTGAGATCTCGGACCAGCCCGACTTCCGGGAGACCTTCCCGCCGCACTGCCTCGCCGGCACGCCGGGTCAGGAGAAGGTCGAGGCCACTCGCCCGAAGGATCCCCTCTTCATCGACAGCAGTCCGGAGGACAAGGTGGCGCTGAAGCAGCGCGTGAAGCGGCACCTCGACCGGGGGGGCGAAGTCCTGTTCCGCAAGCAGCGCTTCGACGTGTTCAGCAACCCGAACGTGGACACCGTCCTCGAGGCTGTGCGTCCCGACCGCATCGTGGTATACGGTGTGGCCCTGGACGTGTGCGACCGGTACGCCATCGAGGGGCTCCTCGTGAGGAAGCGTTACCGCGTCGCCCTGGTGCAGGACGCGACGCGGGCCATCAAGCCCGACGAGGGAGAGCGCCTGGTCGCGGGCTGGGCGTCCCGGGGAGTCTGCATGATGACGACCGGCCAGATCATCGGAGGGGTGCTCGGCATCTGA
- a CDS encoding amidohydrolase — protein sequence MWAGPPLILLVVSLSLPATPLLQARPAADLIVTGAKIFTGDPAHPEAEAVAILGERIVAAGASDEVSAWRGPATHVIDAGGRRVVPGFNDAHVHFVSGGMDLDNLDLKNTKDTEEFVKRIAERAARTPKGEWLLGGNWDDQNWTPAKLPDRALIDRVTPTTPVFLSRYDGHMALANSVALRLSGVTAKTPDPAGGEIVRDARGEPNGLFKDAAMSLVAKVIPPFSREQRLRAARRALAHAASLGVTSVQDMNPEYDDISVYADLLERGELTTRIYAAPSLTDWRDQAKIGLRRAFGSSWLRLGALKGYADGSLGSTTACFFEPYLDAPSTRGLLSDEMQPLDAMRDRMTKADAAGLQLCVHAIGDRGISMILDLYADVARSNGERDRRFRIEHAQHVAPKDFERFAALHVIASMQPYHAIDDGRWAEKRIGPERIRTTYAFRTFLDRGVRLAFGTDWSVAPLDPMQTIYAAATRATLDGRNPDGWVPDQKITVKEAVEAYTKGSAYAEFQEKEKGSIAPGMLADLVILSADIFSIDPRAIKDVKAVTTIAGGRIVWDSSAAH from the coding sequence ATGTGGGCCGGCCCTCCCCTGATTCTCCTGGTCGTGAGCCTGTCTCTGCCGGCCACCCCTCTCCTCCAGGCCCGGCCGGCGGCCGATCTGATCGTCACCGGCGCGAAGATCTTCACGGGTGATCCCGCCCATCCGGAGGCGGAGGCGGTCGCCATCCTGGGCGAGCGCATCGTGGCCGCGGGGGCGAGCGACGAGGTGTCCGCGTGGCGCGGTCCCGCCACCCATGTCATCGACGCGGGGGGACGGCGGGTCGTCCCGGGGTTCAACGACGCGCACGTGCACTTCGTCAGCGGCGGCATGGATCTCGACAACCTCGACCTCAAGAACACGAAAGATACGGAAGAGTTCGTGAAGCGGATCGCCGAGCGGGCCGCGCGCACTCCGAAGGGGGAATGGCTCCTCGGGGGGAACTGGGACGACCAGAACTGGACGCCGGCGAAGCTGCCCGACCGCGCCCTCATCGACCGCGTGACCCCTACGACACCGGTCTTCCTCAGCCGTTACGACGGCCACATGGCGCTGGCGAACTCCGTCGCCCTGAGGCTCTCCGGCGTGACTGCGAAGACGCCCGATCCCGCCGGCGGCGAGATCGTCCGGGACGCGCGGGGCGAGCCGAACGGGCTGTTCAAGGACGCGGCGATGTCGCTCGTCGCGAAGGTCATTCCCCCCTTCTCGCGCGAGCAACGCCTGCGGGCGGCGCGCCGGGCGCTCGCGCACGCCGCCTCGCTCGGTGTCACGTCCGTGCAGGACATGAATCCCGAGTACGACGACATCTCGGTGTACGCCGATCTCCTCGAGCGCGGCGAGCTGACGACGCGGATCTACGCCGCCCCGTCGCTGACCGACTGGAGGGACCAGGCGAAGATCGGTCTGCGCCGCGCCTTCGGATCCTCCTGGCTGCGGCTCGGCGCCCTGAAGGGCTATGCCGACGGCTCGCTCGGATCGACGACGGCCTGCTTCTTCGAGCCGTACCTCGACGCACCCTCGACGCGCGGGCTCCTGTCGGACGAGATGCAGCCGCTCGATGCGATGCGCGATCGCATGACGAAGGCCGACGCCGCCGGACTGCAGCTCTGCGTCCACGCCATCGGCGACCGGGGGATCTCGATGATCCTCGATCTCTATGCCGACGTGGCGCGGTCGAACGGCGAGCGCGACCGTCGTTTCCGTATCGAGCACGCGCAGCATGTGGCGCCGAAGGACTTCGAGCGCTTCGCGGCCCTGCACGTGATCGCCTCGATGCAGCCGTACCACGCCATCGACGACGGCCGCTGGGCCGAGAAGCGCATCGGTCCCGAGCGGATCAGGACGACCTACGCCTTCCGCACCTTCCTCGACCGCGGCGTGCGCCTGGCGTTCGGCACCGACTGGAGCGTCGCCCCCCTCGACCCGATGCAGACGATCTACGCGGCCGCCACCCGCGCCACGCTCGACGGCAGGAACCCGGACGGCTGGGTGCCGGACCAGAAGATCACCGTGAAGGAGGCGGTCGAGGCGTACACCAAGGGCTCCGCTTACGCCGAGTTCCAGGAGAAGGAGAAGGGATCGATCGCACCGGGCATGCTCGCCGACCTGGTGATCCTCAGCGCCGACATCTTCTCCATCGACCCGCGCGCCATCAAGGACGTCAAGGCGGTCACCACGATCGCGGGCGGGCGGATCGTCTGGGACTCCTCCGCGGCGCACTGA
- the ubiE gene encoding bifunctional demethylmenaquinone methyltransferase/2-methoxy-6-polyprenyl-1,4-benzoquinol methylase UbiE, producing MPPYALTPRNIQIRDNFDAIAPRYDLTNRVISFGIDLHWRRVAIRQLAGLPPRSVVLDLACGTCDMALEILRQRRAARVVGADLSRTMLGLARKKPAAAAVTLVNAPAEALPFRDGSFDAVTIAFGIRNVPDFRAGLKEMLRVLRQGGRACILEFSTPPSKLWWTVYNYYFFNVLPRIGGLITGREAAYRYLTDSVALFPDAHEFKTAMEEAGFSNVGYLAMNGGIVCVHTGVRP from the coding sequence ATGCCGCCCTATGCGCTGACACCGCGGAACATCCAGATCCGCGACAACTTCGACGCGATAGCACCCAGGTACGACCTGACGAACCGGGTCATCTCCTTCGGCATCGACCTGCACTGGCGCCGGGTGGCGATCCGGCAACTGGCGGGTCTGCCTCCTCGTTCCGTCGTCCTCGACCTGGCGTGCGGAACGTGCGACATGGCGCTCGAGATTCTGCGGCAGCGGCGGGCGGCGCGGGTGGTGGGGGCCGACCTCAGCCGGACGATGCTGGGTCTCGCCCGGAAGAAGCCGGCCGCCGCCGCGGTCACGCTGGTCAACGCCCCCGCCGAGGCGCTCCCCTTTCGGGACGGGTCGTTCGACGCGGTGACGATCGCCTTCGGCATCAGGAACGTGCCCGACTTCCGCGCCGGCCTGAAGGAGATGCTGCGGGTGCTGCGTCAGGGCGGCCGCGCCTGTATACTCGAGTTCTCGACCCCCCCGTCGAAACTGTGGTGGACCGTGTACAACTACTATTTCTTCAACGTCCTGCCGCGCATCGGCGGGCTCATCACGGGGCGCGAGGCGGCCTATCGCTACCTGACCGACTCGGTCGCCCTGTTTCCGGACGCCCATGAGTTCAAGACCGCGATGGAGGAGGCGGGCTTCTCGAATGTCGGCTACCTCGCCATGAACGGCGGGATCGTCTGCGTCCACACGGGGGTCAGACCTTGA
- a CDS encoding M20/M25/M40 family metallo-hydrolase, giving the protein MSGSTPDPRTIETYVQSIRGRFEDRLGHMVEIPTVSMDPAHKPDIERGAQAAATLLRECGATSAEVVPTSGNPVVVGDFRTGASHPTLTVYNHMDVQPAQEPEWRQDPFRFRKEDGRYFGRGSTDDKGPGITALFAAKYAAENRIPLNIRFVWELEEEIGSPHFEEFVTKRLPLLSTDSVLVSDTIWLSTDRPAIPYGLRGLKPARLQLRTGGKDAHSGLTGGAARNPVGELAQVISKLYDATTGKVFIPGFYKDVVKPNAAEVKSFLASGFNLKKFMTAHELKSLRTTNPRDVMLRIWASPTFEVHGIAGGYTGPGVKTVVPPWAEAKVSMRLVPKQDPKKVFGLLKTAVKKINKDVEVIEESGLAPYLGPFAGPYADAARDAVNFGFGRTPAFIREGGSIGAVVTMQKHLKAPIVFIGLSLPEHGYHAPNENYDWRQASGGMKTFVAYFNKVAGMR; this is encoded by the coding sequence ATGAGCGGATCCACCCCCGATCCCCGCACGATCGAGACCTACGTCCAGAGCATCCGCGGCCGCTTCGAGGACCGCCTCGGCCACATGGTCGAGATCCCGACCGTCAGCATGGACCCGGCCCACAAGCCCGACATCGAGCGCGGGGCCCAGGCCGCGGCCACCCTGTTGCGCGAGTGCGGCGCGACGTCGGCCGAGGTCGTGCCGACCTCCGGGAACCCGGTCGTCGTCGGAGACTTCAGGACCGGCGCCTCGCATCCGACCCTGACCGTCTACAACCACATGGACGTGCAGCCGGCGCAGGAGCCCGAGTGGCGCCAGGATCCGTTCCGTTTCCGCAAGGAGGACGGCCGCTACTTCGGCCGCGGATCGACGGATGACAAGGGCCCCGGGATCACCGCTCTCTTCGCCGCGAAGTACGCCGCCGAGAACCGCATTCCGCTGAACATCCGCTTCGTCTGGGAGCTGGAAGAGGAGATCGGCAGCCCCCACTTCGAGGAGTTCGTCACGAAGCGCCTGCCTCTGCTTTCGACCGACTCGGTCCTCGTGTCCGACACCATCTGGCTGTCGACCGACCGCCCGGCGATCCCGTACGGCCTGCGCGGCCTGAAGCCGGCCCGGCTGCAGCTGCGCACCGGCGGCAAGGACGCCCACTCCGGCCTCACCGGCGGCGCCGCCCGCAACCCCGTCGGCGAGCTGGCGCAGGTCATCTCGAAGCTGTACGACGCCACGACCGGCAAGGTCTTCATCCCCGGCTTCTACAAAGACGTCGTCAAGCCGAACGCGGCCGAGGTCAAGTCGTTCCTGGCGTCCGGATTCAATCTGAAGAAGTTCATGACCGCCCACGAGCTGAAGTCGCTGCGCACGACCAACCCTCGCGACGTCATGCTGCGCATCTGGGCCAGCCCCACCTTCGAGGTGCACGGCATCGCCGGCGGCTACACCGGCCCCGGCGTCAAGACCGTCGTCCCGCCCTGGGCCGAGGCCAAGGTCAGCATGCGCCTCGTGCCGAAGCAGGACCCCAAGAAGGTCTTCGGCCTCCTGAAGACCGCCGTCAAGAAGATCAATAAGGATGTGGAGGTCATCGAGGAGTCGGGCCTCGCCCCCTACCTCGGCCCCTTCGCCGGCCCCTACGCCGACGCCGCCCGCGATGCGGTGAACTTCGGCTTCGGCAGGACCCCCGCCTTCATCCGCGAGGGCGGCTCGATCGGCGCCGTCGTCACCATGCAGAAGCACCTGAAGGCCCCGATCGTGTTCATCGGCCTGAGCCTTCCCGAGCACGGCTACCACGCGCCGAACGAGAACTACGACTGGCGCCAGGCGAGCGGCGGGATGAAGACCTTCGTCGCCTACTTCAACAAAGTCGCAGGAATGAGGTAG
- a CDS encoding S1C family serine protease: protein MRILTSASVALLAASSMTVAPSAPGVESIPEAVTAAFGAVVSVRVHEVVKVPVFRGGRFLREQVEGLGAGSGVVVSEDGLILTNAHVVAGATRVDIATADGRDLSASVVSVDESSDLALLKTSGGRLRSVPFSEDGLPAPGTRLYVLGNLGDRGPQIAWARMGTHRRVRVGARPLEFWSEVDAPIGPGNSGGAILDTAGHLVGIPSLLVTYTEEATQRTDRHAAGLFIPARHARRAMKRMLGTPQAEWPWIGMLMDDPLLAASEGKGWDRNAGARVRRVYPDSPAAEAGVRVGDRVVTVGDVATGDVFEALDAVLDQTIGEKTTITVERDGHPLRLPIVAAARPADPRPDPLDDFALHTGFRLTPRTEGRESRAALSLAGMTSYTRRDLPEFEATLFDERPALVSILPGQNALAGLTRRLPVPSLEDLSMIMARCFVEEQFVALVHWDFGSGKALDRAHVHRKIYPVVL from the coding sequence ATGCGCATCCTGACGTCCGCTTCCGTCGCTCTTCTCGCCGCGTCATCGATGACCGTCGCACCGTCCGCCCCGGGGGTCGAGTCGATCCCTGAGGCGGTGACGGCGGCCTTCGGCGCCGTCGTGAGCGTGCGCGTCCACGAGGTCGTGAAAGTGCCGGTGTTTCGCGGCGGCCGCTTCCTGCGCGAGCAGGTGGAAGGACTCGGCGCCGGATCGGGAGTGGTCGTCTCGGAGGATGGTCTCATCCTGACCAACGCTCACGTCGTCGCGGGCGCCACGCGCGTGGACATCGCGACGGCGGACGGCCGCGACCTGAGCGCCAGCGTCGTCTCGGTGGACGAATCCTCCGACCTGGCTCTCTTGAAGACCTCCGGCGGCCGCCTTCGATCCGTGCCGTTCTCCGAGGACGGCCTGCCGGCGCCCGGGACGCGGCTGTACGTCCTCGGCAATCTCGGAGATCGCGGCCCCCAGATCGCCTGGGCCAGGATGGGGACGCACCGCAGGGTCAGAGTCGGCGCCAGGCCGCTCGAGTTCTGGTCGGAAGTCGACGCGCCGATCGGTCCGGGTAATTCCGGCGGCGCCATCCTCGACACGGCCGGACACCTCGTCGGCATCCCGAGCCTGCTCGTCACCTACACCGAGGAGGCGACGCAGCGGACCGACCGGCACGCCGCCGGCCTGTTCATCCCGGCGCGCCATGCCCGGCGCGCCATGAAACGGATGCTCGGAACGCCGCAGGCGGAGTGGCCCTGGATCGGAATGCTCATGGACGACCCGCTCCTGGCCGCGAGCGAAGGGAAGGGCTGGGACAGGAACGCCGGCGCGCGCGTGCGACGCGTCTACCCCGACAGCCCCGCCGCCGAGGCCGGCGTCCGGGTCGGCGACCGCGTCGTGACCGTGGGCGATGTCGCCACGGGCGACGTCTTCGAGGCGCTCGACGCGGTCCTCGACCAGACGATCGGGGAGAAGACCACGATCACGGTGGAACGGGACGGCCATCCGCTCCGGCTCCCTATCGTCGCGGCCGCTCGTCCGGCCGATCCGCGCCCCGACCCGCTCGACGACTTCGCGCTGCACACCGGCTTCCGCCTGACGCCAAGGACCGAGGGCCGGGAGAGCCGCGCCGCCCTGTCGCTGGCTGGCATGACGTCGTACACGCGCCGCGATCTCCCGGAGTTCGAGGCGACCCTGTTCGACGAGCGCCCCGCGCTCGTCTCCATCCTGCCGGGCCAGAACGCCCTCGCGGGCCTGACGCGACGCCTGCCGGTCCCCTCGCTCGAGGACCTGTCGATGATCATGGCGCGCTGCTTTGTCGAGGAGCAGTTCGTAGCACTCGTCCATTGGGATTTCGGCAGCGGCAAGGCCCTCGACCGCGCCCACGTCCACCGCAAGATCTACCCGGTAGTGCTGTAA
- a CDS encoding DEAD/DEAH box helicase, translating into MRVVAIRPRGSPREPPPAPPVRLEGQERSAFPAVPVPFTSLDLPAPVLKSLEAMGYGQATEVQARSIPLARSGRDLIVESRTGTGKTTAFGIPIVEKVDASMPRVQALVLCPTRELSVQVADELGRLGQGSGVRVLAIYGGDSMTRQIDGLKQGAHVVVGTPGRILDHLGQRTLRLDATRFLVLDEADRMLDMGFEKEVKQILDQVPKDRQTLMFSATIPSSIEAIAIKYQREPDRLMLSQDALYVTGVQHLFCILSRMDKAAALYRLIEYETPASSMIFCNTKAETRLVHSYLALRGLPVAMISSDLPQKKREQVMRRFKSKALKHLVATDVAARGIDIEDLSHVFIYSTPDSSDQYIHRAGRTGRIGKTGRVISLVSAFDLMNFNRLVRANHLKAYEIDVPSDEEVARRKVRRIVETLKELAARLTPDERAEYEAMARGILDDADRLAIVGYLLKTHFEEEAARGVLDESAAAGDADAVDSPRVYADGEGGSSSAGRAAHPPASGGQRQDAQGGGAAGPGRRRRRRRRGGHGGGPGSPGGRGPGGNPGQAA; encoded by the coding sequence ATGAGGGTGGTCGCGATCCGGCCGCGCGGCTCGCCGCGCGAGCCGCCGCCCGCGCCGCCGGTGCGTCTCGAGGGCCAGGAGCGATCGGCCTTTCCGGCCGTGCCGGTGCCCTTCACGTCGCTCGATCTCCCCGCTCCGGTCCTGAAGTCTCTCGAGGCGATGGGGTACGGCCAGGCGACCGAGGTGCAGGCACGCTCCATCCCGCTCGCCCGCTCCGGCCGCGATCTGATCGTCGAGTCGCGCACCGGCACGGGCAAGACGACCGCCTTCGGCATTCCGATCGTCGAGAAGGTCGACGCGTCGATGCCGCGCGTCCAGGCGCTCGTCCTCTGCCCGACGCGCGAGCTGAGCGTGCAGGTGGCGGACGAGCTCGGCCGCCTCGGCCAGGGCTCGGGCGTGAGGGTCCTGGCGATCTACGGCGGTGACTCGATGACCCGGCAGATCGACGGGCTCAAGCAGGGGGCGCACGTCGTCGTCGGGACGCCCGGGCGCATCCTGGATCACCTGGGCCAGAGGACGCTCCGTCTCGACGCCACGCGCTTCCTCGTCCTGGACGAGGCCGATCGGATGCTGGACATGGGGTTCGAGAAGGAGGTCAAGCAGATCCTCGACCAGGTGCCGAAGGATCGGCAGACCCTGATGTTCTCGGCCACCATCCCGTCGTCGATCGAGGCGATCGCCATCAAATATCAGCGCGAGCCGGATCGGCTGATGCTGTCGCAGGACGCCCTCTACGTCACGGGCGTGCAGCACCTGTTCTGCATCCTGTCGCGCATGGACAAGGCGGCGGCGCTCTATCGTCTGATCGAATACGAGACGCCGGCCTCTTCGATGATCTTCTGCAACACCAAGGCCGAAACGCGCCTCGTGCACTCGTACCTGGCCCTGCGCGGTCTTCCCGTCGCCATGATCTCCTCCGACCTGCCGCAGAAGAAGCGCGAGCAGGTCATGCGGCGTTTCAAGAGCAAGGCGCTCAAGCACCTGGTCGCCACCGACGTGGCGGCGCGCGGCATCGACATCGAGGACCTGTCGCACGTCTTCATCTACTCGACCCCCGACTCGTCGGACCAGTACATCCACCGGGCGGGGCGCACCGGCCGCATCGGCAAGACCGGCCGCGTGATCTCGCTCGTCTCGGCCTTCGATCTCATGAACTTCAACCGGCTGGTGCGGGCCAACCATCTGAAGGCCTACGAAATCGACGTGCCCTCCGATGAGGAAGTGGCGCGCCGGAAAGTGAGGCGGATCGTGGAGACGCTCAAGGAGCTGGCGGCGCGGCTCACCCCGGACGAGCGCGCCGAGTACGAGGCGATGGCGCGCGGAATCCTGGACGACGCCGACAGGCTCGCGATCGTCGGCTATCTCCTGAAGACCCACTTCGAAGAGGAGGCGGCACGCGGTGTTCTGGACGAGTCGGCCGCGGCGGGAGACGCGGACGCCGTCGACTCGCCGCGCGTCTACGCGGACGGGGAGGGCGGGTCGTCCTCCGCCGGCCGCGCCGCGCACCCACCCGCGTCCGGCGGCCAGCGCCAGGACGCGCAGGGGGGCGGAGCGGCCGGGCCGGGACGAAGGAGGCGGCGCCGCCGGCGCGGCGGGCACGGCGGCGGTCCCGGGTCGCCGGGCGGCCGCGGCCCCGGCGGAAATCCGGGTCAGGCGGCCTGA